Genomic DNA from Alkalihalobacterium alkalinitrilicum:
ATCGGAACAAGAGGCTATTGAAATTGCCTTACGTGAGGTAGAGGGTCAAGTTGAAAATGTCCAGTTAGAGGTGGAAGACGGCATCGTTGTTTATGAAATCGAAATCGAAGTGGATGATGATAACGAAGCAACCATTATGATCAACGCTTACACAGGGCAAATTCTCTCTGTAACATGGGATTAAATGAGTGAAACATTTCTTCAATAAAAAAAAAGCTCAAAGGGGATGAAGCAACCCCCACTGAATGAAGTTTCACTTTATTAAAATATTTTAATGTTATTCTCCTTTTCTATTAATGTTCACCGCTTATGATGAATTTGTAGCGAATAAGCGAAGCAAAATTAAAGGAGGAAATGACATATGAAAATATTCACAACCGTAATAGTAGGTGCTTTACTCATTGGGGGCGTAAGTGTAGGGGCACAAGTGTTAACTAAAGAAGATGCGGAAAAAGATTTACAGCAGGTGCATAGTGTAGCACCAGTCGCCGTTTCTATTGATAATGATGGCATTACTTTATCAGATGCTACTGATATTGCATTAGCCAAAGTTGAAAACGGGATAATTACAGAGGCAGAAAGAGACCGTGAAAAAGGACGTCTCATTTATGAAATAGAAGTGAAAAACGAACAGTTTGAATATGAATTTAAGATAGATCAGCAAAGTGGTGAAATTATTAAAGAAGAGCAAGAAGTAAGAAGTTCAAAAAAACGAAACCATAACCATTTACAATCTACAAATAATAACGAATTCATTATCTCTATCGATAAAGCAAAAGAAATCGCCTTAAATGAAGTACATGGAACTATCGATGACATCGAATTGGAAAGAGAAAATGGTTCCCTAATTTATGAAATGGAAATTGAAACAGACGGTCGATATGGAGACGATGATGAAGCAACTATCTATATCGAGGCACTGACAGGTAAAGTATTATATGTAGAGTGGGATGATTAATATTATTGATAGAAAAACGAAGAGCGATCCTCTTCGTTTTTCTATTAGTTATTTTTACGAAACTTCATTTCCATTTAATCATGCACAGGTCTATCTTCAATCGGGATATCTACAGGAACATCAAAAATGTAAATAAGGATGATTGTTATGATTAGAGACAGAATGTATGTAAGTAAAGGTCGTTTATAATGTAAACGAAACATAGGAAACATAACGGCTACAAGTAAGGCTGACCACCATAAAGTCCATCCAAACTGATAATAAATTCGATCGGTTAACAGGAAGATATATTCAATCCCAACATATAATCCAATCCATATAAGGTTATGTATCACTTGTTTTTTGAATGTATTCGGATAATGTCTTAAAAACATTAAAATCGTAGCTGGAAATACAATAAACGTGTAAAGCATCTCCGTCATAGAATGGTTAGGCATAAAGTCTGGATCGAGCTTCCATAATAAATAATTAGCACAAAGGAAGTTATATGTAAGGTTACCTAGAGCATAATAAAGCATGGTTGCATGATACTTCTGCCAGCCTTTATAATCTCCTTTAACCCAAACGGCGATAATTACCATTAAAGTTAGAATAAAATGCATGAGTACCACCCTAACTATTCGATTGGTATTGTTTAGTATCTTTCTTAAAGCGGAAAACATTCAATGAATTACTGCTGATTATGAGTTCGGTTGCATTTGGCTTAGAAAAAAACTGTTTTAATACTTGGTATAAAGAGAATACATTCTATGGAACTGTTTGTATTATTTTTTCTAAATTGATGCATTCTAATCAGTGAAGGGTGGAATGTTTTATGAAGGGAAAAAAATTTGGAAAGGAATTTTTGAGTTTTTTTATATTACTTACAATAGGGACTTTACCAATTACTCTTAGGAAGCCACCAATAAAAGATTGGATACTTGTTTATTTATATAATGCAGTTACAAATGTAATCATTGATAAGATTCTCACAACTTTAAATGTAGTAAAATACCCAGTTCGATTATTTTCAAAATTCTTTGATATCAGTATTGTTTTCGACCTTTTTTTGTATCCTTTTATTACGATTTTATATAACCAGCTAACGTATAAAGACAAACCGTTTGCTATTTTTTATAAAATTTTTCTGTTTGCAGTTCCTATTTTGATCTTTGAATTATGGCTAGAGAAAAAAACGTCGTTGATTAAGTGGAGAAAAGGCTGGAACTGGTACCATACTCTTTTCAGTATTATTTTAAAGTCTCTATTTACAAGAATGATTATAGGTGCAATAAGGAGAGTAGAAAAGCATCAAGAAAGGTATGGTAAAAAAGAAGCAGGTACTAGGGAAACACTTGAATCAATTTAGGTTTGAGTGTTTTTATTTTATCAATTATTACCAATTATTACAATTAATACAAATATATCTCATTGCAGATAATAATAAAAAAAGAACGTAGAGGTTTTGGTATGGATAATTTTATAGCAACAAATCGCGAACGACGCTTTAAAGCTCACGTTAGTGCAATTGGTACAACACAACTACATTTAAGAAATCCATATATTATCGCTTGGTGGTCAGCTGCTTTTCCTGGTTTTGGACACCTCCTTTTATCTAAATATCTTAGAGGTTATGCTTTGTTTCTTTGGGAAATCCTTGTTAATAATATGGCTAATATTAACCTAGCTATTGTGTATTCTTTTACAGGAAAAATAGATCTGGCAAAGGAAGTATTAGAACCTAGATGGATGCTACTCTATCTCCCAGTTTACGTTTTTGGAATATGGGATAGCTATCGCACTTCCGTTGATATGAACAAAGTGTTTATATTAGCAGAACGGGAGAATGCCGATTTTAATTCATATACGATTGGTGCTTTAGAAATTAATTATCTAGATAAAAGAAGACCTCTGATGGCAGTATTTTGGTCACTATTTACACCTGGATTAGGACAACTATATATCCATCGTGTATTAACAGCCGTTTTCACGATGGCTTTTATGATTTTGTTCGTGTACTTTTCGAATGTTCTCGTTACCATTCATTTGCTTTTTCTAGGAGAAGTTCATCAGGCAACGCAAGCTCTAGACATTCAATGGTTTTTATTCATCCCATCACACTTTGGATTTGCTGTGTATGACTCTTACGTTAATACAGTTGAGAATAATAAATTATATGAAAGTGAACAAAGGAAATTTCTAAAAAAGCAGTACCAGCAATATCGTGTGAAAATCCCTGTAAACTAGATGAGGTGAAATAAATTGCAAATCTTTTCAACTTTTGAGCATTCATCCTATCTTGAAATAGCCATTACAGCTTTAGAAAAAGTCGGAATAAAAAAAAATCATATTCTTGCTGTTCCTCTTATTAGCCGAGTAGAAGAAAGGCGATTGTTTGATACTCTTCATCGAGCTGATGGTATAAGCCTATTTGATAAGGGGGCCGCGATTGGTACTGCATTTTCTGTGATTGGAGCAAGTGTTGGATTTGTATTGGAGTGGGGTCCGATTTACTGGGGGATAATAGCTGGAGTGAGTGGGTTTATTATTGGATTTCTTATTGATTATTTTATTTTTAAAGTCGTTCATAAAAGAAAAAGAGAAGTAAAAGGAAAAAAGTCAGAAGTTGTTTTAGTTCTAGAATGCCCCGATGAACTTGTAGAAAAAGTGGAAAATGTCCTTTGGGAACACCTTGCCTTGGGGGTTGCTAAAGTAGAAGGATAATAAAAGTATTTTATTAGTTCGTTCTTTTTTCTAGAAATAAAAACTCATCTAACATGTAAAGTCTCAAAAAAGGTGAGGAACACGTCCTCACCTTAGGGGTTTTTTTTTATTCAATCCACTGTACAATCTCTTTCAGTTCTTTTCTTCTTTTTGGTTGTGGCTCAATGGATCGGTATCCAAATGCTACCATCACGGAAACAGCTAAATGTCCATCCTCGAGTAGGTTTTCTTCTTCTAAAATCTTTTGCACTTCGTCAAAATTAAACCCTTCAATCGGGCAAGAGTCAATGCCGATAAGGGCAGCCGCTGTCATCATGTTTGCTAATGCAATATACGTTTGTTTCCCAGCCCAATCCAACATTGTCCGCTCACTATCTAAAAGATGAAGATCATCTTCTTGAAATGACTTATAACGTTCTTTTTTTTGCTCAAACACTTCAGGAGGAAACTTTTTCACATTAACCATCTGGTTTCTTAAATACTCTGAGTCATATTTTGTATCTTTAATTGTTCTAGCTAGAATGATAACAAAGTGACTTGCGGTTGGTAGTTGTCCTTGTGCTCCCCATGCAACCTTTTTTAACTTTTCTCTGAATTCACTATTCTGGACGACAAGAAATTTCCAAGGTTCACTACCTATAGAACTCGGTGATAATCTTCCAGTTTCTAAGATGAAATGAAAATCCTCTTCAGAAATCTTTTTGTTCGGGTCAAATTCTTTAGTGGCATGTCGAAAATAATACGCATCAAGTATTTCTTGACTGTTTTTGAATTGTTGAGTCATATCATAATCTCTCCTTAGTTCCTGTACACAGTTTTTTATCATTTAGTTTCTAGCTTTAAATCAGCTTTTTCTTTTCTATCTATTTATTTTACCGTACATCCTGTCTTTAAGGAAAATTTTACATTCTATTTCTGTGACTTTTTTTGCCTTGTTTTCTGAGTAGCATAAAGTGACAGGACCTTAAACGTTCGATTAAACTAATAGAAAAGAAGAGTAATCGAAGGAAGGGATAACATGCCTGGTAACCGAACAATTGCATTAATCGATATGAATGCTTTTTACGCTAGTTGCCATCAAGCAGAAAATCCTACGTTACGTAATAAAGCTGTCATTGTAGGAGGAAGTCCTACAAATAAATATAAAGGAATGGTCATTGCAGCTAGTTATGAAGCTAAAAATAAAGGGGTTTATACGACGATGTCTATTTATGAGGCATTAAAAAAAGTGCCCGATGCGATTGTCGTTCAAAGAGATCATCCGATGTATTCAACGTATTCTAAAAAGATTATGGAATTCTTGAGACTGATAGGACCGACAGAAGTAGCATCAGTAGATGAAGCTTATGTTGATATTACTGAAAGAGTTAACAAAGGAACATCACCAAAAACAATCGCTATGTACATTCAACGAACATTATGGGAGAAATTACATTTAGGTTGTAGCATTGGCGTTAGTGATACGAGATGTTCAGCTAAAATGGCGGCAGATGTGAAGAAGCCCTTTGGTTATGTCCACTTCGAAAAACTGCAATTTTGTAGTTTTTTTCACCCGCAAAACCTTAGTAAATTACATGGATGTGGGCAAAAGACCGAAGAAAAACTTAATAAATATGGAATTTACACCATTGGTGATCTTGCACAAAAAGATCCTGTAGAAATAAAGCTTATTTTGGGAATAAGAGGAGAGATGCTTCGAAATAATGCATTAGGGATTGGTTCTGACATCGTAAATGCCGAACGCGAAAAAGGTGACAAAACGATAGGGAAAGAAAAAACGTTTTCTCAACCAACAACAGACCCCCACGAACTCTTGACGATAGCTCAGAATATGATTGATCTTCTTTGTCGTCGATTACAAGAAAAAGAACAGAGAGCAAGTACAATTTCTATTGTTTATAAAACGGAAAGAGGTGGAGGAAGTCACTCTAAAAGCATAACTCTTAATGAATCGACATCAGAACATACCAAAGTGTTTTCAGTGGTAGAATCTCTATATGAAAACAATCTTGTCGATATTCCTCTATGGTTATTTGGTGTTCGTTTAAGTAATTTTGATAATGCCAATTATGTACAACTTCGACTTTTTTAAAGATTCCTTAAGTAATTACGATTTTACCTACCTAATGGCAAATATCGTTAGCTACCACGAAAAAATTTAAGCTACAAATAGTAAATCATATTTATGAGGGTGATAGAAAACACATCGTAATACCTCCTTTTGATAAATCAATACAATACGGGCATACTATGGAAAACAACGCACGTTAGGGGGTATTATTTTTGGGGGCAATAGAGAATACACTATCCATTTTCGCCTTAGGTGGATTAAATGAAATCGGTAAAAACATGTATTGTATTCAATATGGAGAAGAAATCGTAATTATCGACTGTGGTAATAAGTTTCCTGATGAAAGCTTATTAGGCATCGATTTAATTATTGCTGATGTCGGTTACTTATTGGAAAATCAGGATAAAATCAAAGCTTTAATTGTTACACATGGACATGAAGATCATATTGGTGGGATCCCATTTTTCTTAAAAAAAATAAATGTACCTATATACGCTACACGATTTACACTCGGATTAATTGAATTAAAATTAAAAGAACATAAGCTTTTAAGGGAAACCGAGTTATTTGAAGTTAATGCAAACTCTAATATAAACTTCGATAAAATTGATGTTAACTTTTTCAAAGTAACTCATAGTATTCCTGACTGTTTAGGAGTAGTTTTCGATACACCAGAAGGAAAAATTGTACATACTGGTGACTTCAAATTTGATTTAACCCCAGCAAGAAATGAGCATTCAGATATACATAAAATGGCTGAAATTGGAAAAGAAGGAGTTCTCCTTTTATTATCTGAAAGTACGAACGCTGAACGCCCTGGTTCAACCCCTTCCGAGCAAATGGTTGGTGAACATGTGAAACAAGCTTTTATAAAAGCCGACCGAAAAGTCATTCTTTCAACGTTTGCTTCCAATATTAGCCGGGTTCAGCAAACTGTCGATGCGGCAATAGAAACTGGACGAAAGCTTGCATTGCTTGGACGGAGTATGGTGAATGTAGTAGGAGTCGCGATTGAGCGTGGATATTTGGATGTTCCAGAAGGTATGATTATTGAACCAAATCAAATCAATGAATTTCCACCTGAAAAAGTTGCCATTCTTTGCACCGGAAGTCAAGGAGAGGTAATGGCTGCATTATCTCGATTATCGACAGGAGACTATATAGGTGTTGAGATTTTGGCGGGAGATACAGTCATTTTAGCGGCTGGTCCAATTCCTGGAAATGAAAAAAATGTAACACGTATCGTTGACAACTTATTTGCACTAGGCGCTAACGTAATCTATGGGTCTGGTAGCTCATCAGGGATGCATGTATCTGGACATGGCTATCAAGAAGATTTGAAACTAATGTTAACATTAATGAAACCGAAATATTTTATTCCGATACACGGTGAATATCGAATGTTGCACCATCATCGCTTATTAGCTGAAGCTGTTGGGGTAGCGGAAGGAAATTCGTTAATCCTAAAAAACGGTGATGTTGTTGATATTAAAAATGGAGAAGTCCGTCATACCCGAAAAATTCAAGCGGGTAATACATACGTTGATGGGATTGGTGTCGGTGATGTTGGTGAAATTGTTCTCCGAGACCGTAGGCAGCTATCTGAGGACGGAATGCTTGTTATTGTGTTAACAATGAGTAAATCAGATAAGAAACTTGTGACTGAACCTGATACAATTTCTCGCGGATTCGTATATGTGAAGAATTCAGCAGCGCTCCTACAAGACGTTAATAAACTTATCGTTAAAACGATCAATACCCTACCAGACGCAGATAAAAAAGAATGGGGTATGATTAAACAACATATTAAAAAAGCGGTAGGCCAACATTTATTTGCACAAACGAAGAAAAAACCAATGATACTTCCTATCATTATTGAAGTATAGGAAGGGATCGAATGAATTTTAGAAAGGGTGACACTTAATTTTAGTGAGTCACCCTTTTTTTATGATCTTTTTAATTATTAGGATGAAGAAGAAGGAAGTTGTTTTACTTTTACGAAATCTTACTCCCTAATATGTTATCGGTAGATTTTAATGTGTGGAGCAATGTATCTATAGTGAATACTATTTTCATGCAAACCAAAAGACAGAAGCTGTATTTTAGGAGCTTCTGTCTTTTGGTCTTTATATGTAGATCGCAAACCTATATACGAGCTAATTATCCATGCGTTACCTTTCGTTTGACTCAGTAAAAGTGCCCCTTTACACAAGAAATGTGTCCTCCTTATGGCTGCTTCCTTCCGGACCTGACCTATTCGTAGGCTTTTCTTTGTAAAAGGCTTTTACATCAACATCATTCAAAAGACACTGACCACACATAACTAGACCTTCTATAGGAATTTGACCCTGCTATAGCGGATTGCAGGTTACAAGGCACCGCTACCTCCCCGTCTATTGCGATGTGTTTCAACTGATAAATAAATTGTACTATGGTTTTTAATCGATGTACATCCTAATTATGTGGTAGTAAAGGAGATAAATGGGTTTGGTTTTATCAGCTAAAATACTATTAAAAGTGAATTGCAGATTCGAACGAACTACCCTGTATAAAACAAGTTCTTTTGGAAAATCTACCGTTATAAAATAAGTCCAAAGGGAGGAAAGTTTGATGAGAAAAAAGCGTAATTCTGATGGAATTCAAGAACAGCAGGTAATCACAAGTCAAAATCAAGCAGGGCAGTTTGATAAAGCGGATACGGAGTTCTCCTTAGATGAAAATGTGCAAGATGCACTTGCTAAAAGTCAACAATACGAAGCACAACACCAACAACCTACTTATGAACCAAATAAACCTTTTTAGAATTTGTTTGACGTGACTAAGGAAAAAAACTAAATTTCTGCTACACAAGAGAAGGGCATTAGGAGGAGACATATTGCAGTCGTATGAAATCAAGCATATGATCGTTGATGATGATTTTAATGCAGAAGAATCGGTTACAACAAACTTTTCACATAACAATCAAGAATATAGTATTACTTTTGATAAAGGGGACTTTGAAGTCATTAATCAATGGGTGTTCGAGAACGGTACATTACTTCCCGCAAATTTGTCGGACGAATTAATCGAAGCCATTCGCGAAGATGTGAAAAGTAGATTAAATTAATGTAAGCTTTAACAAATCCTTTTATTTGCATTATAGTTTTGGTGTTATCAATGGATGAAAGCTCAGTACCTTAAAGAAACTGAAAACTATTAATGATAGCTTAAATATACCGAAGTATTTGCATAACCGCTCACCAGGCCTCCTATTCTAGGCATAGATAGGGGGTTTTTCTACTTAAAGTTTAAACTTCCTTCTCATCTATAAAGTCGGTTTTTTTTGAAGGTTTGTTGTTTTTTATATACTTCAATGTTTATGGTTTTGTGGGTGGAATGCCTGACACTTTGCTTTTGGGTATCCTTCCAATTTATAATAAGCGGTAGATTATGACGAAAGATGAGGAGAAATATGAATACAGAGAAAAAATTAATGAGTTTAATTAATTCAGTAAGGGTATTAAATTCCACACGCGACCTTGATAAAGTATTAAATCAATTAATTAAAGAAGTATTAAATGTGATCGAGGGATCCAATGCAAGTATTTTGTTTTTATATGATAAAAAAATCAATAAGCTCTACGCTAAAACGGGGGCAGGGTTTGACTTGAAGTACTTAAAAGATATTTTACTGAAACCTGGTGAAGGTATGAGTGGAAAAACCTTTCTTTCTCAACGTGGTCGAATATTTCATTCAAAAAGAGATACGACGAAAGGAATGAAGGATGTTAGTCCAAAAATATTAGACCTCTACGGAAAGGCACTGTCTGGTTTTCAATATCCAGCTAGTGCACTTTGTGTTCCACTTATTTCAAATAAAGAGTGCATAGGTGTTTTAACTGTTGATATTTATGATAAGGAAATTGAGTTTAATGAAGACGATTTAAAGTTACTCGAGACTTTTGCCGTCCAAGCCACTGTAGCGATCGAAAATGCAATGTTATTTTCGGGGAATGAACGAACGAAGAAAATGCATGAGGAATTGTCTAAAGTATCTTTATCTCAAGGTGGCTTGACAGAAATTACGAAAACCTTGTCCGAACTTATTCATTGTAACGTCGCGGTTTTTAATGAATATGGCGATGTTCTCGTTTCTTCCTCTACCGAAGCCAGAAAAATCGCAGTTGAAATGGTTAAAAATCATCCAGATTTGTTACATCGGGTGATTGATTATGAACAAACCGTTATTTATGAAATTGTTAAGCTTTTCAATACTAAAAGAGGGGTTTATTTCTTCCCAATTTATGCAGATAAGTACATGATTGGTTTGATAACGATATTCCTTGATGAAGATGCAGTATTAGATCCTCTTGACCGATTTGCCGTTGAACAAGCCGCTGTCATTTTTGCTCTTGAAATGAATCGACGAGAAAGTACAGCGATAGAAGACCTCAAATATTCGGGATATATCCTTGATCAAATTTTACATCAAGAATTTAATGAGCTATCGATTAATCAATTATCCAAACTCAATATTTATGAAAATAAGGACCGTAAATATATATCAATTAAAGCATTGATTAATGATCCGTTGTTATCCTTTAAAGAAATTTCAGTAAAAAAACACCAACTTCTGAGGTTATTATACCGAGAAATTTCTAAGGTTCCGTTTAAGTCGTTCGTGCTTGATAAAAACATGGAGCTAATATTTATGTTTGTTTTTCCTACTCATTTTTCTGAGGAGAATATTTATAAAGAAATGAACAGGATATTTTCACTCATTGAGGAGCTTGCTTTTAAAAAATTTCAGTTATCTATTTTAGTCGGTATGGGACGCATCGTTACCAGACTAGAAGAAGTAAAGGCTTCCTATCGGGATACCATCAAATGCATTGATTATTTACAAACGACCAATGTAAAGGGCTCTATTCTAGCTTATAATCAGTTAGGAATACAACGTTTATTTCTAAAAACAGAAAAGAATGAGTTAAATGAATACGTAATGGATACACTAGGCCAAATCATTACCTATGACAAAGAAAATGATACCGAACTCATCCCTACACTAAAATGTTATTTAGAATTAAATCAAAATATGGCTCAAACTGCTAAAAAAATGTATGTACATACAAATACAATCAAGTACCGTTTAAAGACAATTAATCAAATATTAAATTTAGATAGTTTAGACGGAAGAGTCGCTTTCGATCTACAATTAGCGCTCTATATTTACGAATATTTAAATATTTAACCTCCCTATTTGTCCGATAGAGACAAAAATAAATCAATAAGCTTGTTGGATTTCGATATTAATCATAGTCTAAAGTTGTCGTATAATGTCAACATACTAAAAATAATAAATATTTAAAAAATTTATTAGAGGAAAAGAGGGGTAGGATGACTTCTTCTGTAGTAGAGACAGCGCAGTTTCATAAGAAACTCATATCAGACTATGATTATTCTCTATCTCACTCTGGAATTAACGGTGAGAGAATTGCTGAAAGACTTACTGAACTTTCTAAAATTGGGTTGACTGAACAAGGAGGTTCCAGAAGAATTTCTTTTTCACCTGAAGAAAGACAAGCTAAAGAATTAGTAAAGAGATGGATGAAGGAAGCTGGATTAGTTATTAGAGAAGACGGTGCAGGTAATGTTTTTGGACTATTTAAAGGGAAACAGCAAAAACCTTCTGTGTTATCGGGTTCGCATGTTGATAGTGTTCCGAATGGTGGGCATTTTGATGGTCCATTAGGAGTATTAGCAGCTCTTGAAGTGGCCCAAGCCTGGAAAGAGACAAATTACCAACCT
This window encodes:
- a CDS encoding NAD(P)H-dependent oxidoreductase → MTQQFKNSQEILDAYYFRHATKEFDPNKKISEEDFHFILETGRLSPSSIGSEPWKFLVVQNSEFREKLKKVAWGAQGQLPTASHFVIILARTIKDTKYDSEYLRNQMVNVKKFPPEVFEQKKERYKSFQEDDLHLLDSERTMLDWAGKQTYIALANMMTAAALIGIDSCPIEGFNFDEVQKILEEENLLEDGHLAVSVMVAFGYRSIEPQPKRRKELKEIVQWIE
- a CDS encoding CBO0543 family protein; translation: MKGKKFGKEFLSFFILLTIGTLPITLRKPPIKDWILVYLYNAVTNVIIDKILTTLNVVKYPVRLFSKFFDISIVFDLFLYPFITILYNQLTYKDKPFAIFYKIFLFAVPILIFELWLEKKTSLIKWRKGWNWYHTLFSIILKSLFTRMIIGAIRRVEKHQERYGKKEAGTRETLESI
- a CDS encoding ribonuclease J, whose translation is MGAIENTLSIFALGGLNEIGKNMYCIQYGEEIVIIDCGNKFPDESLLGIDLIIADVGYLLENQDKIKALIVTHGHEDHIGGIPFFLKKINVPIYATRFTLGLIELKLKEHKLLRETELFEVNANSNINFDKIDVNFFKVTHSIPDCLGVVFDTPEGKIVHTGDFKFDLTPARNEHSDIHKMAEIGKEGVLLLLSESTNAERPGSTPSEQMVGEHVKQAFIKADRKVILSTFASNISRVQQTVDAAIETGRKLALLGRSMVNVVGVAIERGYLDVPEGMIIEPNQINEFPPEKVAILCTGSQGEVMAALSRLSTGDYIGVEILAGDTVILAAGPIPGNEKNVTRIVDNLFALGANVIYGSGSSSGMHVSGHGYQEDLKLMLTLMKPKYFIPIHGEYRMLHHHRLLAEAVGVAEGNSLILKNGDVVDIKNGEVRHTRKIQAGNTYVDGIGVGDVGEIVLRDRRQLSEDGMLVIVLTMSKSDKKLVTEPDTISRGFVYVKNSAALLQDVNKLIVKTINTLPDADKKEWGMIKQHIKKAVGQHLFAQTKKKPMILPIIIEV
- a CDS encoding helix-turn-helix domain-containing protein — translated: MNTEKKLMSLINSVRVLNSTRDLDKVLNQLIKEVLNVIEGSNASILFLYDKKINKLYAKTGAGFDLKYLKDILLKPGEGMSGKTFLSQRGRIFHSKRDTTKGMKDVSPKILDLYGKALSGFQYPASALCVPLISNKECIGVLTVDIYDKEIEFNEDDLKLLETFAVQATVAIENAMLFSGNERTKKMHEELSKVSLSQGGLTEITKTLSELIHCNVAVFNEYGDVLVSSSTEARKIAVEMVKNHPDLLHRVIDYEQTVIYEIVKLFNTKRGVYFFPIYADKYMIGLITIFLDEDAVLDPLDRFAVEQAAVIFALEMNRRESTAIEDLKYSGYILDQILHQEFNELSINQLSKLNIYENKDRKYISIKALINDPLLSFKEISVKKHQLLRLLYREISKVPFKSFVLDKNMELIFMFVFPTHFSEENIYKEMNRIFSLIEELAFKKFQLSILVGMGRIVTRLEEVKASYRDTIKCIDYLQTTNVKGSILAYNQLGIQRLFLKTEKNELNEYVMDTLGQIITYDKENDTELIPTLKCYLELNQNMAQTAKKMYVHTNTIKYRLKTINQILNLDSLDGRVAFDLQLALYIYEYLNI
- a CDS encoding CBO0543 family protein gives rise to the protein MHFILTLMVIIAVWVKGDYKGWQKYHATMLYYALGNLTYNFLCANYLLWKLDPDFMPNHSMTEMLYTFIVFPATILMFLRHYPNTFKKQVIHNLIWIGLYVGIEYIFLLTDRIYYQFGWTLWWSALLVAVMFPMFRLHYKRPLLTYILSLIITIILIYIFDVPVDIPIEDRPVHD
- a CDS encoding Y-family DNA polymerase; the protein is MPGNRTIALIDMNAFYASCHQAENPTLRNKAVIVGGSPTNKYKGMVIAASYEAKNKGVYTTMSIYEALKKVPDAIVVQRDHPMYSTYSKKIMEFLRLIGPTEVASVDEAYVDITERVNKGTSPKTIAMYIQRTLWEKLHLGCSIGVSDTRCSAKMAADVKKPFGYVHFEKLQFCSFFHPQNLSKLHGCGQKTEEKLNKYGIYTIGDLAQKDPVEIKLILGIRGEMLRNNALGIGSDIVNAEREKGDKTIGKEKTFSQPTTDPHELLTIAQNMIDLLCRRLQEKEQRASTISIVYKTERGGGSHSKSITLNESTSEHTKVFSVVESLYENNLVDIPLWLFGVRLSNFDNANYVQLRLF
- a CDS encoding PepSY domain-containing protein yields the protein MKIFTTVIVGALLIGGVSVGAQVLTKEDAEKDLQQVHSVAPVAVSIDNDGITLSDATDIALAKVENGIITEAERDREKGRLIYEIEVKNEQFEYEFKIDQQSGEIIKEEQEVRSSKKRNHNHLQSTNNNEFIISIDKAKEIALNEVHGTIDDIELERENGSLIYEMEIETDGRYGDDDEATIYIEALTGKVLYVEWDD